GCGTCTTCTAGGGTATTTTGGTCAGTGATGGGGTTGACAACTATTGGCTCAGTACCAGGTGGAACAATAGGGTTAATCACCAAATTAAATGTATTGATGACAATGCCCCCATTGCCATCTGATGCTTCAACCTTGATTGATAGGGTGCCCACATCTCCATCAGTTGGGGTGCCACTAAAGGTGCGGGTTCCTGGGTTAAATATCAACCAGGCCGGCAATGGTTCGCCGCCGGTTAGAGTGGCTGTGTAGGTTAATGGATCTCCATCAGGATCGTTAAAAGTTGTCTCTACAAAGGTGAAGTTAAAGACACTATCTTCACGAGTATTTAGCTCAGCGATGGGGTTGACAACCGTTGGCGGATTGTTAACATTGCTAATCACCAAATTAAATGTATCGCTGGCACGGCCCCCCTTGCCATCTAATGCTTCAACATCGATTGATAGGGTGCCAACATCTTCATTGGTTGGGGTGCCACTAAAGGTGCGGGTGGTGGGATTAAATGTCAGCCAGGCCGGCAGTGTAGCGCCATTGGTGAGTTTGGCTGTGTAAGTTAATGGATCTCCATCGGGATCGTTAAAGGTTGTGCTGGCAAATGTGAAATTAAAAGTTACATCTTCTAGGGTATTTTGGTCAGCGATGGAGTTATCAATCGTTGGCTCATCATTGACATTGTCAATCACCAAATTAAATGTATCGATGGCACTGCCCCCGTTGCCATCTGATGCTTGAACATCGATTGATAGCGTGCCAACATCTGCATCAGTTGGAGTGCCACTAAACGTGCGGGTGATGGGATTAAATGTCAACCAGGCCGGCAATGGTTCGCCATTAGTAAGTTTGGCGGTGTAGGTTAACGCGTCGCCATCAGCATCTGTAAACGTTGTGTCGGCAAATGTGAAATTAAATACACTATCTTCGGGCGTATTTAAGTCAGCGATGGGGTTACCAACCGTTGGCTCATCCTCGATATGGCCAATCTCCAAATTAAATGTATCGCTGACACTGCCGCCTTTACCATCGGATGCTTGTACATTGATCGTAAGGGTGCCAACATCTCCATTGGTTGGGGTGCCACTAAACGTGCGGGTGGTGGGATTAAATGTTAACCAAGCCGGCAATGGTTCGCCGCCGGGTAGAGTGGCGGTGTAGGTTAACGCGTCGCCATCGGGATCTGTGAAGGTATTGGCAGCAAATGTGAAGTTAAACGGTGTATCAGCATCTGCAAGTTGGTCAACGATGGGGTTACCGGTTGCCGGCGCTTCATTAATATTTTGAAGGGTGATCGGGAAGTCTTTGTCAAAAATGTTGCCGGCTGCGTCAGTCACGCGCACTTTTATGGTGTGACTGGGTTGGGTTTCAAAGTCTAACGACGCGCCTGGGGCGACTTTTAACTGATTGCCGTTAATTATAAAGCGACCACCGGCATCGTCGAGTAATGCGTAAGTGTGGGTATCGTCTGCATCGGGATCGGAAGCCGATAAACTGCCAATTAGTGTGCCGGCTGGACTATTTTCATTAACGGCGACACTGGACAGCAAAATATCGTTCGGGGATGATGGAGTAGGATCGGGAGGGGGATCTCCTCCACCTGGAGCGGGAGGTGGTGTTTCTGGATCTTCTCCTGGGGAGGTGGGAGGAGTAGGGGTTAAGGAGATGAAATTTTCCCGGCTAAGAGTGCCGGTGAAGCCTTTTAAGATGGCTAAATATTCACCAAGTACCTTGTCTTGAATAATGGTGTAACCGGCATACTCGCCTGTGCCGGCAAATATATTTAAATCGTCGAAGGTAATTCCGCCGATTAACTCAAATTTATCGCTGCCGGTGCCAAAATCGAGCACCCAGTCGGCATCGGCAATATTGATTCCACCCGTTGTGCGATAACCGGCAACATCGTCCCGTCTGCCAATTACGAAGGTGTCGTCTCCTTCACCTCCGTTGAGTATGTCCGAACCGAGATCGCCGATTAAAACATCATTGCCTAGATCGCCAAATAGCAGATCGTTGTCTTTGCCGCCGTGGACTGTATCGTTGCCTTGCCCACCGTGAACGGTATCATTGCCTTCGTTGCCGGCAACCCAGTCATCCTCAGTATTGCCGTTTAAGTAATCTTCCCCTTCGCCGCCTACAAGTTGGTCGTTGCCTTCCCCGCCGAGTCCCGTATCATTACCGAGATCGGCTCTGAGTTGATCCTCGCCTAAATTACCAAATAGCTGGTCATCATTTTTGCCGCCGTGTAGGAGATCATTTCCTTCGCCGCCATACACGGTGTCATTTTCGGCATTGCCGTTTATGTAGTCGTTGCCGGCATTGCCAAATAAAACGTCTGATTCATCTTCATCGATTGTCTGTTGGTCGGGGGAAGATAAGGAATGATTAGTCTTATGATTATTTCCGTTTCCACCGATAACTGTGTCATCTCCGATGTCACCGCAGACTGTATCACTCCCTAGATCGCCGTATAGCAAATCATTGTCTTGGCCACCGTGTACGATATCATTTTCCTTGCCACCTCGTACGGTATCGCTGCCGGTGTTCCCGCTCAGAAAGTCGTTGTCTGTGTTGCCACTAATCCAGTCATTTAATTCTAATCCCAGCAATCCGTCTTCGCCGGCCCACCCAATTATTGTGTCGTTTTCTAATGCGCCGTTGAGCGAATCCCGTTGAGATGAACCATTGATTTCTGGCATACTTTCAGCTTCCAAATGGTAAAATAAACCCTAAGCAATCGATTTAAAATTTCTGCAAAAAATTAAGCACAGCTTTTTTTTGCCTGTTCTACAACCGGACAAGCAATGTTTTTTTTTTACTTGAAAGTAGAAAATTTTGCCTGACAAGGAATTTCCTTGTATCCAGCAATACACCCTTAAATATCAGACCTGATAACTCTGCGATTGAAGATCGGGATTTACCCAATTTTCGCAAAAGCTCAAAGGCTCTTTAAATGAGCTGTTTTGATTCTGCCTATTTTGGTCGTGAATGTCCAGTATTTTTACTGAGACTTCCAAAAAAAAACCAAAAATTCATACAAAGCGAAGAAATACTAATTTTTGGTAAAGATAACTGACTGTACAATCACTGATTGTTCAGCCGGAGAGTTCCCGGTACAGGTGAATGGTGTTTGCAAGAACATAGTTATCGTCCATGTCTCTACATAGGAAGGTGAAAACACGGATTAGCTGTAAAAGTTTTTGTTAGCATAGAACAAAGGCTCAGTAATTGCCACAGTGTCTTGATGTGTCGCGGCCAATATGGAGCGATCCCATAAAAAAAATTAAATTTTTATGCACTTAATTTGCTTTTTTATAATCTTTTGATTTTAGATAAAGGGTTTGCAATGTAAGATAAATTGAAACTTGCTTAAGTTTCAACTAAGGCAAAATAAATGTATGCCCCTTTAAAAGGGTAGAGATTAGAGATTGGAGAATTTCTTGCCCTGTGCTATTTTATTTGCTTGCTTGTCTTCTTCTTTCTCCAACGCCGGCACTGGCTTTTGCAATCCAAAGCCGCTAAACAATTCATTCAATTTGACAGTTAACCCTAAATAAGGCCCACTGGCGGATCGGGAACCGTCAAAGTCGCGATCCGTGACATCGCCGAACACATAACCGGCAGCTAGGCGCAAATTCGGCGTTAAATAATAACCAGTTTCTAGCACCCAGCCAATTTCGCTGTAATCATCTGCCGGCTGTCCAATCCAGCGCACTTCCCCGACGGCATCCCAGCGATATCCCAGCCGGTACGTGCTGCGAAGTTGGGTTAGATAAATTGTGCCGGTGCCGGCAAGATCATTTGCTAGGTAAGACGTACTCGTACGCATGGCACCTTTGCCATAAAATTCCCACCGCCAATTCGGTGCATAGATTGCTTCTAAGGCAAAGGTATGATCGTTGGAACTGCTGCTATTGTCAAAGAAAATACTATCCGGGATGATAGAAGGATTGCTGCGATATTCATATCTGAAAAGCGCATTAAATTTGTCATCAATCGGATCGCGGTAAGCAAGTCCTAAACGTAGGTTGATGCTATCTCCCAATTCTTCGAGCAGTTGGTTGGCGCTGGAAGCTTGCTGATAGCGGAGTAGTGCAGTAACGGCGCGGGAAATTTTGCCAGTGGCTGCGGCTGAAATCACAGTATTGCCGCCGGCAGAAGAGGTGCGGTGTTCGTATCTGGCAGAGGCTTGAAAATCGGTATCGTTATTATATTGAATCCCCACGCTGTAACTATCGCCGCCGCGAACACCTAAAGCCGATGCCCCTTGTCCGTAAGCGTAGGGTTGAGCGAATTGTACGCCGGTGCCGGTGCGTCCGAATAAATCGCCAAAAATATGTTCGTAGCTGCCTTCGAGTCTTAATCCTGGAGCAATTGTCCAACCTTGACGAATTCCGATTGCACCTGTCATGGCTTGAGCGTTGACGACGCCAAACCTGCCGGTTAAGGCGGTATCTTCTCCGAGTTTATAATCGCCGAGAAAGTCTAAGCTGGTAATTGAGTTGTTCTCAAATTGCCCGCCATTAAAGAAGATATGACTCAGTCGGAGCGTAATTCCTGGGTACGCTGCCCAATCGAGTCCTAGGATTGTTCTATCCGGGTAAATAATATCTTGTTGTGAGGCAAGATTGAGTTCATTTTGAGCGCGGAAGGTAAGGTTATTGGCAATTCGGTAGCTGAGGCGTGATCGCAGTTGTGATGAGGTGGTTTCGAGGGGGTTGGTTGGGCGGTTGTCTTCCCGATGCCGGTTAATCCAGTCAAATTCTAGGGAAGCTTTTGTGCCAATTCGCTGCAAGATGCCGGCGGATAGGGTGGTAAGGGAGTTATCAACTTGACTGCCGGGAATCGCTTCAAGTCTGGGTTCAAATAAGTCGGCGTAGGATGTTAAGGGACGTGGGGCAATGCCTTGATTTTTTTCATGGTCATATTGAAATCTGAGTTGAGTAGATCGGGTGATGCCGGCAGACAGTTGTGCGCCGTAGCGACTTTGACCGGCAACAAAGCTGGTGGTGGCGTTATTATTAAATCCGCTATCGGTGGATCGATAATAGAGTCGGTAGTTTAATAAAGATTGGAAATTCGTAATCGGTAGCGGGTAATTAGGAATTTCAGCCGGCAATTGGGGATTCAAGTTTTCTTCCTCACCCACTCTCCCAATCTCTCCCTCTCCCAATCTCTCCCTCTGTTCCTCTACCGCTTGACTAACTCCTCGCCTGCCAATCCCGCCGTTCAATTCCAGCCGATACGCGGAACCGCTAACGTTCCCCAAAATATCAGAGTCATTGCGGGAATGGGCGTATTCCCCAACTAACCGACTATTGTTGCCAAACGAAAGTAGGATATCTCCGCCGTAGAGTTCAAAGTCTCGGACACCGCGATCTTCACGCAGGTAAGTCGCACCGATCCAGGAGGGACGGTTAAAGTCTCGTGAGATGTTGTATTGCAGGTGACTGCCTAAAATACTGGTGCTGTTGTCTTGGCTGTCGTACTGGTAGGTACTGATAATTCGCCGCACTAATATTGTGCCGGTGGGATCTGCGTTAACCCGTAAAATCGGACGCCGGAACAGTAAGGTGCCTCGGTCGTAGTCGATTTCGTAGTCGCTGCTGCGGGTGAGTTGCTGCCGGTATAAAACTGTGCCGGGACGATCCAATTCTTCGACTTCCAAAAATACGTCTTCGCTGCCGGGGACAACCAGCCGGCGGGAGAGGAAGTAGAAGCCGCTAGTGCCGTCGGGGATAATACTGTCTCGCTGAAACCCTTCTACGTCTTGACTATAGAAGCCGGTGACTTGTAGGTTTCCGAGATTATAGTTACCTTTGAAGCCGTGTAATGAGCGGGTGATCGCCGTGAATTGCTGAGATTGGGTAGAAAATTCCGAGAGGGCGTAGTCTCCCCACATGAAATAATCGGGTTGAGCACCTTCAATTAAAGGCGAGTGTTCAAATCGTAAATAGACGCTATCTCTAGAAGGTGCAACAGTTTCTCGGCTGCAATTGTCGCCGTAGGTGGGATATTGCTGTTCGTAAAATTGCAAATCTTGAAATAGCCGGCGATCAAATCCGCTGCAAGTGTCGTTAAGATTGCGGGCGCTGTTAAATGCGCCGGTGAATAGCCAGTTTCCCCAGGTGCCGGTGGTGAAGGCTGCGCCTCTGGCGTTGAATTTGTAGTTATTATCGCCGTCGGCGGGAAGGAAGTTACTAAAACTATCCCAAAAATCAGTACCGCGCCGGCCAAAACGAAAGTCGATGACGCCGGTGAGCAGATTAGGTCTTAAGTTTGTCTCGAATTCAATTTGAGTAAAGGCTTCGAGTTGGGGGTTGGGAATGTCGGCTGGGGCGTTGGGGTTGGGTGTGCCGGCACGAATCCGAACGATGCCGGCTTGCAAACTTGATTGCAGGGTGGCGCTGAATTCTCCATTGCTGGTTTTGACTTGGTATCCGGGTTGGTCAGGATCAGCGTCTACAGAGATAAATTTCCCGGAACTCGTCGCCAGGGTAATCGTGGCGTCGCGGTTGGTGGGGTTGCCGGCGCTATCTAAAATTTGGCCGGTGACGGTGGCTGTAGACCGGCTATCGGCTGGAATCCGGGCTTCGAGGGTTTGGATTTTCAGTTGGGCGGGCATCCCTCGAACGAAAATACTAATTTTTGTCGCTGGCATTGAAGAATTTTGTTCCACACCGGCTTGCTGTCTGGCTTCTATAATATTTTCCCCTTCTATCAAGGGGACGCCGTACCAGGTTTGAGTGGTCGTGCCGGTGTTGGGATCGGTTTCGGTTTTGCCGATGAGGGCGGGATCGACCGGCTTGCCATTGACGAACAGTTGAATTTGGCTGCCGGTGGGATATTGCACAACAATTGTGGTAGCCGGTAAGTCTAATACAGTGGCGGCGGTTGGGCTAATAATTTGAGTATTTTGAGCAGTAATTTGAGAATTTGGAGCTTGAGATAGGATTTTATTCCACAAAAATCCCTGATTCCCCCTCTCCCCCGCATCCGGCATTGGAGAATTTGAAGACAGTGAGGATATCTCCACCCCGTTTCCCCCACTCTCCCCCTTTTTGCTGGGGAGGCTGTATTGGTTTAAAAGTAAATTATTTGAGTTTAAATTATGGGTCGCTTGCGCCCAAATTTTTCCCTTGTATTGATTTATATTACCATGATACGCGAAGTTTTCAACAGGAGTAAACAATGTTTGTACCAAGTCCTGCTCCGTCGTGGGAGTTTGGGCGCGGGAAATTTCTTGAGAAGCGATCACCCCAACTAAACTGATGAGAAAGACGGATGTTAAGTTTTTCATTGCCCTCTGCTCCTATACTCCCCCTCTCCGGTACTCCCACTCTCCCCCTCAAAGGCTGGAGTAATCCCAAAGTTCATGCGTACCAAGCCTCCGGGTTCTAACCGCACGAGTCGAGACTGGCTATTTCGTTCACTGAAATACTCATTTGGGGCGAAGGTGTAACCCGGAACGCTGGTGAGGTCGAGAACGCCGGTGCGGTAGCCGGGAAGGACGTTGGCAACGGAGAACAGGCCGTCATTGTCAGTGGTGATGCGGTTGCCATCATCTAAGAAAACTACGGCGTTTGGAACACCCGGTTCACCTTGTTGTTGTTCGCCATCAAAGTTTTTATCAACAAAAACGCGCCCGATGAGAGTGCCACAGTCGGAGACAATACCAGGGCGGATGACAAGGCGGTGGGTGGCAGGGCCGTCTTTGATGTCGAGGTTGCTATCGGTACGCCGGCCATTGACGGTGGCGGAGTTGCGACCGTCGCCCCGCACGGAGTCTGGGGTTAAACGGGCGGCGTAGGCAATGTTAAGGGTTTTACCGGCAGGAATCGTAAAGTTGCCGGCACTAAATGAAATCTCTCGCCCATTACTATCGCTGGTGACGGTTACAGCTTGCCCGTCTAATTCACCCCGAACCGAGTCAGACCGGAAGCTGAGGCCGAGGGGCAGCCGATCGCGGACGGTAATGTTATTGGCAGGGGCACTGGAAAGGTTGCGGATCGAGAGGCGGTAGATAACCGTGTCTCCCGGTTCTGCGGCAATGCGATCACCGGTTTTAATAATTTCGATTTCTCTGGCTTCGCAGACGGCGGCGCTGAGATCGAGAACGGCTAAATCCAGCCGCTGGCGGTTTGGATCTTGCGGGCTGAGACTGCCGGCAGATGAGGTATTGGTTGTGCCGGCACCGATTGGTCTGCCATCGAGGGAGGTGGCAGTGTAGCTAATACTGCCGGTGTTACTCTGTCCGATCTCGATCCGGATGCGGCGCTCGTTGTAGTTGGAATCTGGGGGCGGATTGACAACTAAAATGTAGCGACGTCCTGCCTCAAGTTGACCGCGATTTAAGTCCAGCAGGAAGTTATAACCGCCTTGATCTCCGTTGGTGAGGAAGAAGGGGTTGCTGTTTTCCGTGTTGGGCGAACTACCTTCTAGGATGTCGTTATCGCCAACATCTGGATATTCTGTGCCGGTGAGAGCGATTAATTTACCCAATCCAGTGCCGGTAGGATCGGCGGCGTCTGCTTCGTAGAGGGCAACACTAAAGCCGGTGTAGTCGGGTAAAAGTTCGCCGGCACAACCTGTAATGCGTCCCAAGGGTGAAGTGAGGGGTTGTCTAACGGTGACGGGGGAAATAATCACGCTTTGCCCCACCGGCTTGGTGACATCATCTTTGTCTCCAATATTGACGGTGACAGAAGAGCCGGTGTTGGGAACGGGTTTGACATCTACATCCACCACAACGATGACGCCACCCCCAGGTGGGACGACAACGGGGGTGGGAGTGTTTGCCGGCACCGGCGTGGGAGTTGGAGTAGGTGTCGGTTCTGGAGTTGGGGTAGGAGTCGGAACTGGGGTAGGTGTGGGTTCCGGAGTTGGCGTGGGCGTCGGTTCTGGAGTTGGAGTAGGTGTCGGTTCCGGAGTTGGCGTGGGAAAAGGAATGGGACTGGGAGTGGGCGTGGGTGTTGGACAGTCGGTGAGAAGAAATGCGCCCGGATCAGCATTCACAACTTGATAGCGAACGCCGGTGACGGTTCCAGGGCCGATCGTCTGCTGCTGAACGGTGCGCGGATCGGGAATTTCAAATCTTAAAGAGGTGTTGCCGGGGTTGGAGACAACATATTCAAATTTGAGAACATCTCCTTCACCGATGCCGGCGCGAA
This genomic window from Microcoleus sp. FACHB-672 contains:
- a CDS encoding Ig-like domain-containing protein: MKNLTSVFLISLVGVIASQEISRAQTPTTEQDLVQTLFTPVENFAYHGNINQYKGKIWAQATHNLNSNNLLLNQYSLPSKKGESGGNGVEISSLSSNSPMPDAGERGNQGFLWNKILSQAPNSQITAQNTQIISPTAATVLDLPATTIVVQYPTGSQIQLFVNGKPVDPALIGKTETDPNTGTTTQTWYGVPLIEGENIIEARQQAGVEQNSSMPATKISIFVRGMPAQLKIQTLEARIPADSRSTATVTGQILDSAGNPTNRDATITLATSSGKFISVDADPDQPGYQVKTSNGEFSATLQSSLQAGIVRIRAGTPNPNAPADIPNPQLEAFTQIEFETNLRPNLLTGVIDFRFGRRGTDFWDSFSNFLPADGDNNYKFNARGAAFTTGTWGNWLFTGAFNSARNLNDTCSGFDRRLFQDLQFYEQQYPTYGDNCSRETVAPSRDSVYLRFEHSPLIEGAQPDYFMWGDYALSEFSTQSQQFTAITRSLHGFKGNYNLGNLQVTGFYSQDVEGFQRDSIIPDGTSGFYFLSRRLVVPGSEDVFLEVEELDRPGTVLYRQQLTRSSDYEIDYDRGTLLFRRPILRVNADPTGTILVRRIISTYQYDSQDNSTSILGSHLQYNISRDFNRPSWIGATYLREDRGVRDFELYGGDILLSFGNNSRLVGEYAHSRNDSDILGNVSGSAYRLELNGGIGRRGVSQAVEEQRERLGEGEIGRVGEEENLNPQLPAEIPNYPLPITNFQSLLNYRLYYRSTDSGFNNNATTSFVAGQSRYGAQLSAGITRSTQLRFQYDHEKNQGIAPRPLTSYADLFEPRLEAIPGSQVDNSLTTLSAGILQRIGTKASLEFDWINRHREDNRPTNPLETTSSQLRSRLSYRIANNLTFRAQNELNLASQQDIIYPDRTILGLDWAAYPGITLRLSHIFFNGGQFENNSITSLDFLGDYKLGEDTALTGRFGVVNAQAMTGAIGIRQGWTIAPGLRLEGSYEHIFGDLFGRTGTGVQFAQPYAYGQGASALGVRGGDSYSVGIQYNNDTDFQASARYEHRTSSAGGNTVISAAATGKISRAVTALLRYQQASSANQLLEELGDSINLRLGLAYRDPIDDKFNALFRYEYRSNPSIIPDSIFFDNSSSSNDHTFALEAIYAPNWRWEFYGKGAMRTSTSYLANDLAGTGTIYLTQLRSTYRLGYRWDAVGEVRWIGQPADDYSEIGWVLETGYYLTPNLRLAAGYVFGDVTDRDFDGSRSASGPYLGLTVKLNELFSGFGLQKPVPALEKEEDKQANKIAQGKKFSNL